Genomic segment of Pararhodobacter zhoushanensis:
CATCAGCCCGCGAAAATCGCCGCCATCGAGGGGCATTACGAAAGCTACCCCGAGGGGCGCGTGCCGCTGATCCTGTTCGGCCTGCCCGACGATGACGCGGGCGAGATGCGCTATGCGGTCGAGATCCCGCTGCTCGGCTCGCTGATCCTGACGCATGATCTGGACACGCCGATGCAGGGTCTTGATGCCTTCCCCGAGGATGAGCGCCCGCCATCCGCGCTGATCTTCTGGACCTTCCGCATCATGGTCGCTGTCGGCTTCGCGATGTTGGGCCTTGGCCTGTGGGCCGCGTTCGCGCGCTGGCGCGGGCGGCTTGACACCTCGCCATGGCTGCACCGCGCGGCGGTGTTGATGGGGCCGACCGGCTTTCTGGCCGTGCTCTGCGGGTGGATCACCACCGAAGTGGGCCGCCAGCCCTATACTGTCTACGGGCTTCTGCGCACCACGGACAGCGTCGCGCCCTTGCAGGCCGAGGCTGTCGCCACCTCGCTCATCGCCTTCATCGTGGTTTATTTCTTCGTCTTCGGGTTCGGCACGCTCTACGTCCTGCGCCTGATGAGCAAGCGGCCCAAAGACCGGGTTGATATCGAGGAAATCGGCCCGACCCGCTCGTCCGGGATCACCCCGGTTGCCGCCAGTCCCTCAGCACCGCACGCGACGGCCAAGGAGTAAGCCATGGTCTTTGACCTTTCCTTCATCTGGGCCGGGCTGATCGCCTTTGGTGTGCTGGCCTATGTCCTGCTCGACGGGTTCGATCTGGGGATCGGCATCCTGTTTCCCTTCCTCAAGGACCGACAGGAACGGCATCTGGCGATGAACACCATCGCGCCGGTCTGGGATGGCAACGAGACATGGCTGGTGCTGGGCGGCGGCGGGCTGTTTGCCGTGTTCCCGCTGGCCTATGCCATCGTCATGCCCGCGCTTTATCCGCTGATCATCGCCATGCTGCTGGGGCTGGTGTTTCGCGGCGTGGCGTTCGAGTTCGTGCACCGCACGGCGCGGATGCAGGGGTTCTGGGAGATCGGCTTCTGGGGCGGATCGCTGGTTGCCACGCTGGCGCAGGGCATGGCGCTGGGCGCGCTGGTGCAGGGCATCACCATCGAGGGGCGGGCTTATGCCGGCGGCAATTGGGACTGGTTCACGCCGTTCTCGGTGCTGACGGCGGTGGCGCTGCTGGTGGGATATGCGCTTTTGGGCGCGACATGGCTGATCCTGAAGACCGAAGGCGAAACGCTGCAACGCGCGCAGCGTTTCGCGCGCCCGCTGGCGCTGGCGTTTCTGGTGGCGATTGCGGCGGTCAGTCTGGCGACGCCCTTCCTGCACCCGCAGTACCTTGAGCGCTGGTTCGGCTGGCCGAGTGGCCTCTACAGCGCCATCGTGCCGGTGCTGCTGGCGCTGGCCGTGTGGCAACTGTGGAGCGGCTTGTTCCACGGCCACCCTATGCGCCCGTTTCTGGCCACGGTGGGGATCTTCGTGATCTCGTTCGCCGGGCTGGGGGTCAGCTTTTACCCCAATCTGGTGCCCCCGGGCCTGACCATCGTCGAGGCCGCCGCACCCGATGCGTCGCTGAAGTTCCTGCTGGTCGGGGCTGTGGTGCTGATCCCGGTCATTCTGGCCTATACCGCGTTCTCGTACTGGGTGTTTCGCGGCAAGGTGAAACACAGCGACGGGTATCACTGATGCGCTGGCTGTGGTTTGTGGCGCTCTATGTCGGCAGTGTGCTGGCGCTGGGCGCGGTGGCCTATGCGATCCGGTCGGTGCTGATGTAGTCAGGTAACGTGGATGGCGAACAGCGCCAGCAGCACGAAGACGGCGGCGACCAGCAATGCCAGAAACGCGTCGCTGGCCATCGCGCCATCATCAAAGCTGTCCTGCGCGTCGATGCGTTTGCGCAGGTGGAGCATGCGCAGATAGGCGACCAGCACCACCACGCCGCCCGCGATCAGCATCAGCACCTCGGACCACAGCGGCGCGGGCGTGTCGCGCAGCCGGGCCGAGGCCAGACCGAAGCCGACAATCGCCACCGCCGTGCGCACCCATGCCAGAAAGGTGCGCTCATTCGACGAGTGGTCGGCGTAATTGGCGATCATGCCCGCCTCCTTGTGTCACCGCCCTGTGAGTGTGTCATGGCGCGCGCGCG
This window contains:
- a CDS encoding DUF2474 domain-containing protein — encoded protein: MRWLWFVALYVGSVLALGAVAYAIRSVLM
- a CDS encoding YidH family protein, with amino-acid sequence MIANYADHSSNERTFLAWVRTAVAIVGFGLASARLRDTPAPLWSEVLMLIAGGVVVLVAYLRMLHLRKRIDAQDSFDDGAMASDAFLALLVAAVFVLLALFAIHVT
- the cydB gene encoding cytochrome d ubiquinol oxidase subunit II, producing the protein MVFDLSFIWAGLIAFGVLAYVLLDGFDLGIGILFPFLKDRQERHLAMNTIAPVWDGNETWLVLGGGGLFAVFPLAYAIVMPALYPLIIAMLLGLVFRGVAFEFVHRTARMQGFWEIGFWGGSLVATLAQGMALGALVQGITIEGRAYAGGNWDWFTPFSVLTAVALLVGYALLGATWLILKTEGETLQRAQRFARPLALAFLVAIAAVSLATPFLHPQYLERWFGWPSGLYSAIVPVLLALAVWQLWSGLFHGHPMRPFLATVGIFVISFAGLGVSFYPNLVPPGLTIVEAAAPDASLKFLLVGAVVLIPVILAYTAFSYWVFRGKVKHSDGYH